In Benincasa hispida cultivar B227 chromosome 8, ASM972705v1, whole genome shotgun sequence, the sequence TCATAAAATAAGTAATCAACGACATTCGACATACCTTAGAAAATAGGTGGGAATTCATGCGCCACCAAGGCAAGGCAGACGGTTCTAATAATAAAGAGAACCTACGAAAGAATTTGAAATCAGAGACAAACGGATGAGTCAACAGATTCCAACAACTTCGTCCATTATAGTATTAGTACCTTGCCACCAATTTCCCCTAGAAGCAGGTTGAGAGTTGTTTCCATTTGGATCATCTTCTCCCCCACTTTTCTTCATCTGGGTCATCAATGAATTGGCAACAAAAAGAACAATCAATTTTACTTTCAGTTTTTGATCGGTCTGATGAAATCATAAAAGTTACAACAGAGTGCACACATCTTTAACAATGATCCAAATTGATCAACAAAGTATACTCACAGTGGGGGGTGAGGGTGGGGATGGTCCAGCTGATGGGGCCTGGGAGTAGCCATCTTGTCCTCCATAGTATAGAGATGAACTCAGATGACACGGCTCCAAACTCCCTGCTTGAAATTATTAGATCTGGTTTTTGTTAGGTATACGTATAATAACTTGATTTCTTGTTTCTTCGGAACAGATTAAAATTGAGAACTATACTCCTGTGGTCTTCGAAGCTCTTTGCtcttatcttttttattattacaaaTAGTTAATAAATTACATTCTTGCAGTTTAGGAATTTCATAAATGATaatactcattttttttaaatggtttcGAAAGATCCATTCCTGTGGTTTGTGAATTTGCATATCATACCCTTCTGTCCATCAGTTTTAACGGGATTGATATTTCAATTCACACACCTGAATTTCCTTGTCTGGTGTGGCGTGGTTGATTTCCATTGGTTTGTTTTAGCCAATCCCCAGAGCTAGAAGAATTCCTGCCTCTCCcctgaaaattagaaaataatagtGCTATAAAAGAAATTATGCTTTGATAATGGCTCTATGGCACCTGAACCGTCCAGGTCCATATTATTTTACTcttttcaaaattgtaaaaGTAATTAAAGAAGAGTATGAAATGTAAGGAATAACATgtataaatcttttttttttttttgttcttatcaaatatatatatatagtcttcGCTTGGACCCTCCCTGTAGTTTGAACGTCCTATTTTCTTGTGTAGGTAAaagttcattttagtccttaacaataaattttcatattatatttgagTAAAAATGTGGACTCAATTTCTGTGTCAGAGAAATCAAGTTTGATACCAAAAATGGAAACGGATGGTCAAAGATCTCTGCTAAATATAATTACGACAATTGATGAAGATTTATAAGTTTGAGGATCAGAACCACATAATTGgaaatataagaactaaaatgaaatatatGTGAAGGTTTGCAATAATAACTTCACACTAGATTTTCTGAAACAAAACTTGCAATACTGGTCGAAGTAGGGAATtctggaaaaaaatatatcattgtccataaatgaaaaaataggGGGACCTCAAGCAATGAACTTTAGAAAATGCtacataagtttcaaaattcaTCCTTTTAACATTATGCAACAAAACTTTCAAATCCCATAACGCCTCGATGTCTTCCAAGTCATTTGGAATTCTATGACAAAATCTGAACCTATTGGGAAAGGAGGAAGAAAGTTCTACGTAGAAAGGAGCAGTTAAAAAACAGCAGCATTACCTTCTGTGGAGATGAAAAAATTGCTGCAAAGACTCCTGATGTGGATGACAATGGCGGCTCCTTGACATCAAAAAGATCGGCAACGAAAGAGGAGGCTTGATACCCTTTAGACTTTCCCTCCATGTTCTCTCAACCTTTCCTTCTTACCAAACAAAATTACTCTCCTTTTCCACCACACCCGATTGAAAGAAATCAGAAGAGTAAGAAATGAAAGCAAGAAACTATACTTGTAAAGATCTACTAAATCAGCTAACCTGCTAAGAATGAGATATGTCTAAATTGACTCCTCAACTCACTATTTATAAGAAGAATGCAGTGACTGCTGCTTTGTCATCCATGTGCCATCATCACAAGGTGGGAAAAAGAAGAatagaaaagaaataaagaaagagaaGCCGCCTCCTAATTAGTTTAACAAAGATCTTATTTGggaattttcttttggaaattTCCTCATTCACTTTCTAGCCTCtgcatacaaaataataatatcatccaTGCTCTTCCTGTGAGAACATAGGAGGATAAGTGCAAAGTGTGGTCCACATGTGATCCTAATTGGACATATCTTGTTGTGCCACGTGTTCTTTAATGGATAATGCAAATTCACAAGCACaattatattcattatattaTCTGACCCAGGTTCTCTTCTTCCCCACACAACCAATGGCAATCCCTAAGAGTGCTTTTCTTCAAGTCCAAGTTGAATATGACTTATGAGAGACAAGGATAGtaaaataaagagagagaaaaactaAAATGGGTTCAATCCCACATGTATATAGCAGGTGACAAGATAAGATTCATCTCTAAAATATGCCATTTCCCATGCCCAAAACAGAAGAAATCAACTATTTAAACTCCCTAAATCATCAATGTCCCAGTTGATTCCAATGCCATCAAACTATTTGATCTATCTAACTCAAGGAGACAAAAAAATTCCATGGGTTCAAACATATTCCATTACAGaacccagaaaaaaaaaaaaaaagaaaaaggtgggCTCTCAAGAACAGGAAGATTCGTTCAAACCCCAATCATAAAAACAAAACAGTTCATTAATGAagatatgattaaaaaaaactcccaaaagaagtaaaatcaaaatacaaaacaGTACGAATTTTTGGATAAGGTAAATGAAATCGAGGGCCAGAGAGGTGGTACAAGTTGAACATCAAAGCAATTTGTTTAGGGGGAAAATGGGGTTGTGGGGATTTATTTGTTTGGTCGTTTCTCCATGATTACATTGAGAAAAGATTTCGATGaagaatattaaaagaaaaagagtcaTCAATCATAGTTGAGAGAGACGTGAAGCCATTCTACAACCACTCTAGTGCAATCGATGCGAAATAATATCTTGAAAATAAACTTTACAAACAAGAAAAAGAGGAATTGAAAAGGTCAAGTCCATGAATATCAGCCATTGATCGATCAATCAAAGCTAGCAAGCGTGATTTTACCTAAAGATGGTCCCCATTTTCTTCTGGGAAATCAAGGAACTAGGAAGGAATCGTTTCAATTTCATTTCCTTGTTTGTAAGAGGCGAAACCCCGCTGAAATTTTTGCCATGAATGATTGTGGGAGTGATGTTCAAAAATGGcacaaaaaaattcaaacatacACATAAAATTTCtagaaaaaaatctaaagaaaATAACATCAAAATaccactaatataaatataatatagaaaatttgttttaaatatcaaaactattttaaaaaaatatcagcCTATCTACGATCAATCACGATAACTATTTTCTATGTCTATTATAACACAAATAAACACGAATGGTGATCTATCATCGTAAATTGCACAtcaacaataaaatattattatatttataaatatattttgatttatttttttatatttgaaaatagctagatatgttatattgtttgaaaattataaaatatttacttattaatttaaatttattttttgaacttttgtttttatgattttttcaaaaacatCCCTCGAAACAAGATCTTGCTTATCACAAcaaactttttttagttttctaccGTTATTTGAATGAATCATCTTGATGCCATCTTGGTTGGATCCATATAAATTTGTAACTTGATCTATTTTTACTTTAGATAAGTGAGTTTGCCTTCAGATTTAAATGCATTTGTTTAGCATATTTTGCTTCTTTCTTTGTTTATTGAAGGAAATAAGGTCTTTTTATATAGTGTACAATTTTGAGGAAAAGTTTCTCCTCAAGATCATTATTGATTCAACATTTTGAAGATATTTGTTTAGTTTCATTTTCTCGAGAATCAAAATGGAGGAGTAAGATAAGTGTTCAATTTATAAAGTTTTGAGAAAAACAATCTAGTACGTTGTAGTTCATGAAGCAACTAAGAGAACTAGGAACAATAttagtatttgatataattacttTTCCGTTTTGGGATGAAACGTAGGAGTGTACATCGGTCGATGTCAATTTTGGGAGAAAATCGGCATCGAAAACCGATCCAAAAAAGAGTTTGAAATTTACTCGATCATCAGTCGGTCAGTTTGgtcttttttttcatctttttttgttttaaagaatGAAAAGGAAAGATGAATGGATAAAGTGTTATTGTTAGGTTAATAAATtagcaattttttaattttaaatcaatcatttttttataataaaatttaaataaatcatgtaatGGGTTTGAAAATTAGGCAAcataaaaagtaataataaatcaaaattaaggcTTGGGCTTAGATCGGTGGTAATGAgcttgttttatatatatatatatattattggtCGATCGGTcggtttcaaattttttcagaaaaatcGAAAATCAACCGACCCCTATCTCCGACCGACCGGCCTTCATTCGATCGATTTTGATCTACCAGATCGGTTTTTGGTGCTTTTATATACACCCCCATGAAATATTAGCAAAAATGATATCAATTCAACTAAAAAACAATCAGTATATAAACTCACATTTGTTCATTTCTAATTTATCTTGTCAGAATTGTCGTTAAGAAAGTACAAAACTTAAAGTTGAAACAtgtggaaaagaaaaagaaaaaaaaaaaaaaaaaaaaaaaaaaaaaaaaaagagagtaaatttttttaatgtaaagaCTTCAATATCGATCccaactaaaattaaaattttaatataaagacTTCAATATCGATCCCGACTAAAATAACACTTGAACAATCCAACAAAGTAAGAAAAAGGTATTATTTGTGAAAAGCGGAAAATTATTAGAATTGATGggtgaaaataaaagataaataaatgaaaagaaatgaaaggatGGGACTGATATTTGAAATTTGAGATGTCAATTCCATCAAATCAATATGTCCTATCCAAAGTTTTTCAAAACATTCAATACATGTAAAAATGATTATTGCTTTATGGGTGGAATAATTTAAATTGGTTGTGAATAATATGAATAATAAGCcaaaaatgaaatttccaaaatatAGAATGAAAACGTG encodes:
- the LOC120083160 gene encoding uncharacterized protein LOC120083160, yielding MEGKSKGYQASSFVADLFDVKEPPLSSTSGVFAAIFSSPQKGRGRNSSSSGDWLKQTNGNQPRHTRQGNSGSLEPCHLSSSLYYGGQDGYSQAPSAGPSPPSPPTMKKSGGEDDPNGNNSQPASRGNWWQGSLYY